A genome region from Triticum aestivum cultivar Chinese Spring chromosome 2B, IWGSC CS RefSeq v2.1, whole genome shotgun sequence includes the following:
- the LOC123044151 gene encoding transcription elongation factor SPT4 homolog 1 encodes MRGGGGGVMDDGGVEHAQIPNSFGHELRACLRCRLVKTYDQFRENGCENCPFLDMDKDRDNVVSCTTANFTGIISLMDPNRSWAARWLRIGRFIPGCYTLAVSEELPEEYQGMCQDNNVQYFPPKRP; translated from the exons AtgaggggcggcggtggcggggtgaTGGACGACGGCGGGGTTGAGCACGCGCAGATCCCGAACAGCTTCGGCCACGAGCTCCGCGCATGCCTCCGCTGCCGCCTCGTCAAGACCTACGACCAG TTCAGGGAGAATGGCTGCGAGAATTGCCCCTTCCTGGACATGGACAAAGATCGCGACAATGTTGTCAGCTGCACCACCGCCAACTTCACTGG AATAATATCGCTGATGGATCCCAATAGGAGTTGGGCTGCTCGTTGGTTGAGAATTG GGAGGTTCATTCCAGGGTGCTATACTCTGGCTGTCTCAGAGGAACTTCCCGAGGAGTATCAG GGGATGTGCCAAGACAACAACGTGCAGTATTTCCCTCCGAAGCGCCCCTGA